A single Pseudomonas sp. DC1.2 DNA region contains:
- a CDS encoding alkaline phosphatase D family protein, with product MSEFNLGRRRVVQAVGAGLLLPGLAPAVIASVKDRPQLTDGVQSGDLLGDRAMVWSRSDRPARMVVEWDTRSLFANPRRFVSPLADSRTDFTARVELTGLPADQAIFYRVHFEDAQSGVTSEPWFGHLRSVPTARRDIRFVWSGDTVGQGFGINPDIGGMRIYEAMRLRLPDFFIHSGDTIYADGPVPAQLTTESGRVWRNITSEAKSKVAETLDEYRGNYRYNLMDENIRRFNAEVPQIWQWDDHEVVNNWSPGKQLDERYQSKDIHSLVGRARQAWLEYAPMRLQSADNGGRIYRKLGYGPLLDVFVLDMRSYRGANDDNLGAAKPFLGREQLDWLKRELKASKAQWKVIAADMPIGLGVPDGEVSPGVPRWEAVANGDPGPAQGRELEIAELLGFLRAQQVRNFVWLTADVHYCAAHHYHPERAAFQDFEPFWEFVAGPLNAGSFGPNPLDKTFGPEVVFEKAPAVQNTSPFAGFQFFGEVNIDGQTGALNVVLRDLDGVGVFTQTLAPV from the coding sequence ATGAGCGAATTCAATCTCGGTCGCCGTCGTGTCGTGCAAGCGGTCGGCGCCGGTTTATTGCTGCCCGGCCTGGCCCCGGCCGTGATCGCGTCGGTCAAGGATCGGCCGCAACTCACTGACGGCGTGCAGTCCGGCGACCTGCTGGGCGACCGGGCGATGGTCTGGAGCCGCAGCGACCGTCCCGCACGGATGGTGGTGGAGTGGGACACCCGCAGCCTGTTCGCCAATCCTCGTCGTTTTGTTTCGCCACTGGCGGACTCACGCACCGACTTTACCGCTCGCGTCGAACTCACCGGGCTGCCGGCCGATCAAGCTATTTTCTACCGTGTGCATTTCGAAGACGCTCAGAGCGGTGTGACCAGCGAGCCCTGGTTTGGCCACTTGCGCAGCGTGCCGACGGCGCGTCGCGACATCCGTTTTGTCTGGAGCGGCGACACCGTTGGCCAAGGCTTTGGAATCAACCCGGACATTGGCGGTATGCGTATCTACGAAGCCATGCGTCTGCGCTTGCCGGACTTCTTTATCCACAGCGGCGACACCATCTATGCCGACGGCCCCGTGCCGGCGCAACTCACCACCGAAAGCGGTCGGGTGTGGCGCAATATCACCAGCGAAGCCAAGAGCAAAGTCGCCGAGACCCTTGATGAGTACCGTGGCAATTACCGCTACAACTTGATGGACGAAAACATTCGCCGGTTCAACGCCGAGGTGCCGCAGATCTGGCAGTGGGACGACCACGAAGTGGTGAATAACTGGTCGCCGGGCAAGCAGTTGGATGAGCGTTACCAAAGCAAAGATATCCACAGCCTGGTGGGACGCGCGCGACAAGCCTGGCTTGAATACGCACCGATGCGTTTGCAGAGTGCCGACAACGGCGGGCGGATTTATCGCAAGCTCGGTTACGGTCCGCTACTGGACGTGTTTGTGTTGGACATGCGCAGCTATCGCGGTGCCAATGATGACAACCTGGGCGCAGCCAAACCGTTTTTGGGACGCGAACAACTGGACTGGCTCAAGCGTGAGCTGAAGGCGTCGAAGGCACAGTGGAAAGTCATTGCCGCCGACATGCCGATTGGTCTGGGCGTACCTGATGGTGAAGTCAGTCCCGGCGTGCCGCGCTGGGAAGCTGTGGCCAACGGCGATCCCGGACCGGCGCAGGGACGTGAACTTGAGATTGCCGAGTTGCTGGGTTTCCTGAGGGCGCAACAGGTGCGTAATTTCGTCTGGCTGACGGCCGATGTGCATTACTGTGCGGCGCACCACTACCACCCGGAGCGGGCCGCGTTTCAGGATTTCGAACCGTTCTGGGAGTTCGTCGCAGGCCCGTTGAATGCCGGCAGCTTCGGGCCCAATCCGTTGGATAAAACCTTCGGCCCCGAGGTGGTGTTCGAAAAGGCGCCTGCTGTGCAGAACACCTCGCCCTTTGCTGGTTTTCAGTTTTTTGGCGAGGTGAATATTGATGGGCAGACGGGTGCGCTGAATGTGGTGTTGCGGGATCTGGATGGGGTCGGGGTATTTACGCAGACACTTGCTCCCGTCTGA
- a CDS encoding sel1 repeat family protein: MHHPSDAITALHTLISSINSLLSPLTEPQRAAQTRGLDLYHLGEYQDAEPALTIAAKAGDRDSQYALGEVIRRREGSISDNAKPWYRLAGAQDHVYSLMRLGDADSLDKARKLAQAGAEIGDGDAMLEMYELTQDIAWLKKAGTAACGEALYILAILYEKTPALVPATSDLSTMLDIILRRSAALGYPPAMYWLSNIKYLANVSYQERWLNKRLEHNHLGAVLTYSYALLHLFDTEQNLDRYDYSYDAIKGYGLLWLVVNSTRNYVRRAEAVEILANTGSTLTPEQIEAGKAFAEEWKNSHPPMSAYKLTYSSLQ; the protein is encoded by the coding sequence ATGCATCATCCTTCAGACGCCATTACTGCGCTCCATACGTTAATCAGCTCAATAAACTCGCTACTTTCACCGCTGACCGAGCCACAAAGAGCAGCCCAGACACGAGGTCTTGACCTCTACCATCTGGGGGAATACCAGGACGCTGAACCCGCGCTGACCATCGCCGCCAAGGCTGGTGACCGTGACTCACAGTACGCCTTGGGCGAAGTCATTCGACGCCGCGAAGGCAGCATCAGCGACAATGCCAAACCCTGGTATCGACTGGCCGGTGCTCAAGATCATGTCTACTCATTGATGCGCCTGGGTGATGCCGACTCCCTTGATAAAGCCAGGAAACTCGCACAAGCCGGGGCCGAGATTGGCGATGGCGATGCCATGCTGGAGATGTACGAACTGACCCAGGATATCGCCTGGCTGAAGAAAGCCGGGACAGCAGCCTGTGGGGAAGCGCTCTATATCCTGGCCATCCTTTATGAGAAAACCCCTGCGCTCGTTCCCGCCACCAGCGACTTGAGCACAATGCTCGACATTATCTTGAGAAGGTCAGCCGCGCTGGGATACCCCCCTGCGATGTACTGGTTGAGCAACATCAAGTACCTCGCCAACGTTTCTTATCAGGAGCGCTGGCTCAACAAACGGTTGGAGCACAACCACCTTGGCGCCGTGCTGACCTACAGCTACGCGCTGTTGCACCTCTTCGATACCGAGCAGAACCTCGATCGCTATGACTACAGCTATGACGCGATCAAGGGCTATGGCCTGCTGTGGCTGGTGGTCAACAGCACCCGGAACTATGTACGACGTGCCGAGGCGGTAGAGATCCTTGCAAACACCGGCAGTACGCTGACGCCGGAACAGATCGAGGCAGGCAAGGCGTTTGCTGAGGAATGGAAAAACAGCCACCCACCGATGTCTGCTTACAAATTGACCTATAGCAGCCTTCAGTAA
- a CDS encoding sulfite reductase flavoprotein subunit alpha, giving the protein MLKKTLFQLHWFFGISAGLVLALMGITGATVSFQDEILRALNPSVLQVEKQIAGVLPPAELVEKIEAASGKKVSMLSVETDSGNAARVFFTPPPGERRGQMRYFDPYTAQFMGDATGQDFFGLMLQLHRFLAMGDNGRQITGACTLILLFFCLSGLYLRWPRQWKSWRAWLTLDWKKKGRSFNWDLHSVAGTWCLMFYLLAALTGLSWSYEWYNKGLTQLLSDAPQNERVRGGRGPAPSGPAPTADYAAMWSSIYSAAGPKLSAYNIRMPAVAGQPATVFYLLNTSPHDRALNQITLDPTTGVIARHDRYSDKSLKAQLLTSLYALHVGSYFGIVGRIIMTITALSMPLFFVTGWLLYLDRRRKKKQIKEARQGFEQPGSDAPAWLIGFASQSGFAEQLAWQTAGQLQAAGLPVKVQPLASVSAQDLQDSSNALFVVSTFGDGEAPDSARSFERHVLRQASNLSGLNYAVLGLGDRQYQHFCGFARRLHTWLTEHGGKTLFAPVEVDSGDPYALRHWQQQLGLLTGQTPVDTWQAPSYDNWTLTQRTLLNPDSSGSPVYLLGLIAPTSSSWLAGDLVEVLPRNSAGAIEHFLDGLGIDGRATVALGGLSQPLEHALAGRQLPENRAHLVGLHAQALLDALVPLAMREYSIASIAADGVLELIVRQEQHPDGQLGIGSGWLTEHAPVGSSISLRVRRNSGFHLPPTPVPMILLGNGTGLAGLRSLLKARIADGQQRNWLLFGERHREHDYLCRDELEEWLIEGDLERLDLVFSRDQAQKIYVQDRLRERADELKQWLADGASIYICGSLHGMASGVDQVLNNLLGTETVERLIEQGRYRRDVY; this is encoded by the coding sequence GTGTTGAAGAAAACCCTGTTCCAGTTGCACTGGTTTTTTGGCATCAGCGCCGGACTCGTCCTGGCACTAATGGGCATTACCGGCGCGACGGTATCGTTTCAGGATGAAATCCTGCGGGCACTCAACCCTTCAGTGCTGCAAGTCGAGAAGCAGATCGCCGGCGTGCTGCCGCCGGCCGAGCTGGTGGAAAAAATCGAGGCGGCCTCTGGCAAGAAAGTCTCAATGCTGTCGGTCGAGACCGACAGCGGCAATGCCGCGCGGGTGTTCTTCACGCCACCGCCAGGCGAACGCCGTGGGCAGATGCGCTACTTCGATCCATACACCGCTCAATTCATGGGCGATGCGACCGGCCAGGACTTCTTTGGCCTGATGCTGCAACTGCACCGTTTCCTGGCGATGGGTGACAACGGTCGCCAGATCACCGGCGCCTGCACACTGATTCTGCTGTTTTTCTGCCTCTCGGGCCTGTACCTGCGCTGGCCCCGTCAGTGGAAAAGCTGGCGCGCCTGGCTGACCCTGGACTGGAAGAAAAAAGGTCGCAGCTTCAACTGGGACTTGCACTCGGTCGCGGGCACCTGGTGCCTGATGTTTTACCTGCTGGCCGCACTGACCGGGCTGTCCTGGTCTTACGAGTGGTACAACAAAGGCCTGACCCAACTGCTTTCCGACGCCCCGCAAAACGAGCGGGTTCGGGGCGGTCGTGGCCCTGCGCCGAGCGGTCCGGCGCCCACCGCCGATTACGCTGCGATGTGGAGCAGTATCTATAGCGCTGCCGGCCCGAAGCTGTCGGCCTACAACATTCGTATGCCAGCGGTGGCCGGCCAACCAGCGACCGTGTTCTACCTGTTGAACACCTCACCCCATGATCGTGCGCTGAACCAGATCACCCTCGACCCGACCACTGGCGTCATCGCCCGTCATGACCGATACAGCGACAAAAGCCTCAAGGCTCAACTACTGACCAGCCTCTACGCACTGCACGTCGGCAGCTATTTCGGCATTGTCGGGCGGATCATCATGACGATCACCGCACTGAGCATGCCGCTGTTTTTTGTCACAGGCTGGTTGCTGTACCTGGATCGTCGGCGCAAGAAAAAACAGATCAAGGAAGCGCGCCAGGGCTTTGAGCAACCCGGCAGCGATGCGCCGGCATGGTTGATCGGTTTTGCCAGTCAGAGCGGTTTCGCCGAGCAATTGGCTTGGCAGACCGCTGGCCAATTGCAGGCTGCCGGGTTGCCGGTCAAGGTTCAGCCACTGGCGAGTGTGAGTGCGCAGGATCTACAGGACTCGAGCAACGCGCTGTTCGTCGTCAGTACCTTCGGCGACGGCGAAGCACCAGACAGCGCTCGCAGTTTCGAGCGCCACGTACTGCGTCAGGCGTCGAACCTGAGCGGCCTGAACTATGCGGTGCTCGGTTTGGGTGATCGCCAGTATCAACACTTCTGCGGCTTCGCCCGGCGCTTGCACACCTGGCTGACCGAACACGGCGGCAAGACCTTGTTTGCGCCAGTAGAAGTCGACAGCGGCGATCCCTACGCGTTACGGCACTGGCAACAACAACTCGGCCTGCTGACCGGGCAAACGCCCGTGGACACCTGGCAAGCGCCAAGCTACGACAACTGGACCCTGACCCAACGCACGTTGCTCAACCCCGACAGCAGCGGTTCACCTGTGTACTTGCTAGGGCTCATCGCCCCCACCAGCAGCAGTTGGTTAGCAGGTGATCTGGTAGAAGTGCTGCCGCGCAACAGCGCCGGGGCCATCGAACACTTTCTCGATGGCCTGGGCATTGACGGTCGTGCCACCGTTGCGCTCGGCGGTCTGTCGCAACCACTGGAGCACGCCCTCGCCGGTCGCCAGTTGCCCGAGAACAGAGCGCATCTGGTCGGTCTGCATGCGCAAGCGCTGCTGGACGCGCTGGTGCCGTTGGCGATGCGTGAATACTCCATCGCCTCGATTGCGGCCGACGGTGTGCTGGAGCTGATTGTGCGTCAGGAACAGCATCCCGATGGTCAACTCGGCATCGGCTCCGGCTGGCTGACCGAACACGCCCCAGTGGGCAGTAGCATCAGCCTGCGGGTACGTCGCAACAGTGGCTTCCATTTGCCGCCCACGCCGGTGCCGATGATTTTACTGGGCAACGGCACGGGTCTCGCGGGGCTGCGCAGCTTGCTCAAGGCGCGCATAGCCGATGGCCAGCAGCGCAACTGGCTGCTGTTCGGTGAACGTCATCGGGAGCACGACTATCTCTGCCGCGACGAGTTGGAAGAGTGGCTGATCGAAGGCGACCTTGAGCGCTTGGACTTGGTGTTCTCGCGCGATCAGGCGCAGAAAATCTACGTTCAGGATCGCCTGCGTGAACGCGCCGACGAACTCAAGCAATGGCTGGCGGACGGTGCATCGATCTACATCTGCGGCAGCCTGCATGGGATGGCGTCCGGCGTGGATCAGGTGCTCAACAACCTGCTGGGGACCGAGACCGTCGAACGCTTGATCGAGCAAGGGCGCTACCGCCGCGACGTTTATTGA
- a CDS encoding TonB-dependent siderophore receptor: MSRQSSQLPVSSPRLLASAIGVAITAGSAGHMVFAAEKTDEKTPGNAISLDATAITGEAQDQTSYNVEKASSPKYTAPLVDTPRSITVIPQQVLKDTGALNMQDALRTVPGITFGAGEGGNPQGDRPFIRGFDAQGDTYLDGVRDTGSQSREIFAVESIEVSKGPNSAIGGRGAAGGSINLVSKKAHLGNSFDGGFTWGSDQTQRYTMDGNYQFTDTAAGRLNLMSHESNVAGRDSVDYDRWGIAPSLAFGLGTETRVNLDYYHLQSNDLPDSGIPYSIPAAGSAARTQSNPDKPNAGGNNSNFYGLNDRDFRKGRTDTATFAIEHDLSDSLTIKNTLRHGTSMQDYILTQPDDSKGNVNNGSVWRRANTRVSNTETTTNQTDLFGNFYIAGFKNSFSTGIEYTHEESDKSSYNVNTDTTPRTSAATTNCTPSMIGASSGYNCTSLSNPNANDPWNGAISRNYAGTNTKADTRALYVFDTLELSPQWLVNMGLRYDHFDTDYNTYTTAGNTTAKGKDTSEFVTGQFGVVYKPTENGSIYASYATSATPPGNTLGEGMDGNPLGGTADRNGNLLSSDMEPETTKNYEVGTKWNLFNDRLSLTADVFHTEKENARVQVDTTSYENAGKTRVQGVELSATGKITDKWQVFAGYAYMDSQQIDGGPLGKASDGNELPNTPKNSASVWTTYAVTPKLTLGGGAFYVDDVFGSVANTTMVDSYVRYDAMASYKVSKNLDLQLNVQNLTDETYYDKAFSTHFANQAAGRTALLSTNFHF; encoded by the coding sequence ATGTCACGCCAATCATCACAATTACCAGTCAGTTCACCGCGTTTGCTCGCTTCTGCAATTGGCGTGGCGATCACCGCCGGCTCCGCTGGGCACATGGTTTTTGCCGCTGAAAAGACCGACGAAAAAACACCGGGCAATGCCATTTCCCTGGACGCAACGGCCATTACCGGCGAAGCGCAGGACCAGACGTCCTACAACGTTGAAAAAGCGTCCTCGCCTAAATACACCGCACCGCTGGTAGACACGCCGCGCTCGATCACCGTCATTCCGCAGCAAGTGCTCAAGGACACTGGCGCGCTGAATATGCAGGATGCGCTGCGCACAGTGCCCGGCATCACGTTCGGTGCTGGTGAAGGCGGCAACCCGCAAGGTGACCGTCCATTCATTCGTGGTTTCGACGCGCAAGGCGACACCTACCTGGATGGCGTTCGCGATACCGGCTCACAGAGCCGTGAAATCTTCGCCGTTGAATCGATTGAAGTCAGCAAGGGCCCCAACTCGGCCATCGGTGGACGTGGCGCAGCGGGCGGCAGCATCAACCTGGTCAGCAAAAAAGCGCACTTGGGCAACTCATTTGACGGTGGTTTTACCTGGGGCTCAGACCAGACCCAACGCTACACCATGGACGGTAACTACCAGTTCACTGACACCGCGGCTGGCCGTCTGAACCTGATGAGCCACGAAAGCAACGTCGCCGGCCGTGACAGCGTCGATTACGACCGCTGGGGCATTGCGCCATCCCTGGCCTTCGGCTTGGGCACCGAGACCCGGGTCAATCTCGATTACTACCACCTGCAAAGCAACGACCTGCCAGACTCCGGCATCCCGTACAGCATTCCGGCCGCGGGCTCGGCTGCTCGCACCCAGTCCAACCCGGACAAACCCAATGCCGGTGGCAATAACAGCAATTTCTACGGTCTGAACGACCGTGACTTCCGCAAAGGCCGCACCGATACCGCCACTTTTGCCATCGAGCACGACCTGAGCGACTCGCTGACCATTAAGAACACCCTGCGTCACGGCACCAGCATGCAGGATTACATCCTGACCCAGCCGGACGACAGCAAGGGCAACGTCAACAATGGCAGCGTCTGGCGTCGTGCCAACACCCGAGTGAGCAATACCGAAACCACCACTAACCAGACCGATCTGTTTGGTAACTTCTACATCGCCGGGTTCAAGAACAGCTTCTCCACCGGTATCGAGTACACCCACGAAGAAAGCGACAAGTCCTCCTACAACGTCAACACCGATACCACCCCTAGAACGTCCGCGGCGACCACCAACTGCACACCGTCGATGATCGGCGCATCGAGCGGCTATAACTGCACGTCGCTGTCCAACCCGAACGCGAACGACCCGTGGAACGGCGCTATCTCGCGCAACTACGCCGGCACCAACACCAAGGCTGATACGCGTGCGCTGTATGTGTTCGACACCCTGGAGCTGTCGCCGCAATGGTTGGTGAACATGGGCCTGCGTTACGACCATTTCGACACCGACTACAACACTTACACCACGGCCGGGAACACCACCGCCAAGGGCAAAGACACCAGTGAATTCGTCACCGGCCAGTTTGGCGTGGTCTACAAACCCACAGAAAACGGCAGCATCTATGCGTCCTACGCGACATCGGCCACACCGCCGGGCAACACCCTTGGTGAAGGCATGGACGGTAACCCACTGGGCGGCACGGCGGATCGCAATGGCAATCTGCTGAGCAGCGACATGGAGCCGGAAACCACCAAGAACTACGAAGTCGGCACGAAGTGGAATTTGTTCAATGATCGTCTTTCGTTGACGGCTGATGTCTTCCATACCGAGAAAGAAAACGCCCGCGTTCAAGTCGACACGACGTCGTATGAAAACGCCGGCAAAACCCGCGTTCAAGGGGTCGAACTGTCGGCCACCGGCAAGATCACCGACAAATGGCAGGTGTTCGCCGGCTACGCTTACATGGACAGCCAGCAAATCGACGGCGGCCCACTGGGCAAGGCCAGCGATGGCAACGAACTGCCCAACACCCCGAAAAACAGTGCCAGCGTGTGGACCACCTACGCCGTCACGCCGAAGCTGACCCTCGGCGGCGGTGCTTTCTACGTCGATGACGTCTTCGGCAGTGTGGCCAACACCACCATGGTCGACTCCTACGTGCGTTACGACGCGATGGCGAGCTACAAGGTCAGCAAAAACCTCGACCTACAGCTAAACGTACAAAACCTGACCGACGAAACCTACTACGACAAGGCGTTCTCGACCCACTTCGCCAACCAGGCGGCGGGCCGTACAGCATTGCTGAGCACCAACTTCCACTTCTGA
- a CDS encoding Fe2+-dependent dioxygenase, whose product MLLHIPGVFAKEHVQRIREALEQADWADGKITAGFQSAKAKHNLQLPEGHPLAKEIGAAMLERLWKNPQFMSAALPHKVFPPLLNCYTAGGSFDFHIDNAVRQPKGSIERVRTDLSATLFFSEPDDYDGGELEIQDTFGTQRVKLPAGDMVLYPGSSLHKVNAVTRGTRYASFFWTQSLVREDSQRALLFEMDGAIQQLTQDMPDHPSLIRLTGTYHNLLRRWVEV is encoded by the coding sequence ATGCTCCTGCACATTCCCGGCGTATTCGCGAAAGAACACGTACAGCGCATTCGCGAGGCTCTGGAGCAGGCCGATTGGGCCGACGGCAAGATCACCGCCGGTTTTCAGTCGGCTAAGGCCAAGCATAATTTGCAACTGCCTGAAGGCCATCCATTGGCCAAGGAAATCGGCGCGGCGATGCTTGAGCGGCTGTGGAAAAATCCGCAGTTCATGTCGGCGGCTTTACCGCACAAAGTGTTCCCACCGTTACTGAACTGTTACACGGCGGGTGGCAGTTTCGACTTTCACATCGACAACGCCGTGCGTCAGCCCAAGGGCAGTATCGAGCGCGTGCGCACGGACCTGTCGGCCACCCTGTTCTTCAGTGAGCCAGATGACTATGACGGCGGCGAACTGGAAATTCAGGACACCTTTGGCACTCAACGGGTGAAATTGCCTGCCGGCGACATGGTGCTGTATCCCGGCAGCAGCCTGCACAAGGTCAATGCCGTCACCCGCGGCACCCGTTATGCGTCGTTTTTCTGGACCCAAAGCCTGGTGCGCGAGGACAGCCAGCGTGCCTTGCTGTTTGAGATGGACGGCGCCATCCAGCAATTGACCCAGGACATGCCCGACCACCCTTCGTTGATCCGTCTCACGGGGACTTACCACAACCTGTTACGCCGTTGGGTTGAGGTATGA
- a CDS encoding tetratricopeptide repeat protein — MSYQLRREEVLDGDRLNAMLEESPARAAQAILIAAREDVLEAQALLGQILLDGQGIEQDRPLAVRWFEIAAKRGHLMARNMLGRCHEHGWGCTADVSAAAGHYRLAAEKGLDWAMYNYANLLATGRGVAEDQAQALSFYRRAAELGHAKSMNLLGRYLEDGRYCPADPAAAFDWYRRSADSGDFRGQFSYAAVLADQGRVDDALGWLRQALAGGNVNFLRVSSESLLSATHPQIRQMADAYRLRLSQLLVV; from the coding sequence ATGAGCTATCAACTGCGCCGTGAAGAAGTCCTCGACGGCGATCGTCTCAACGCCATGCTTGAAGAAAGCCCCGCGCGCGCAGCCCAGGCGATTCTGATCGCGGCGCGTGAAGACGTGCTCGAGGCTCAGGCGTTGTTAGGGCAGATTCTGCTCGACGGGCAGGGCATCGAGCAGGATCGGCCGCTGGCAGTGCGCTGGTTTGAGATCGCAGCCAAACGCGGGCATCTGATGGCGCGCAACATGCTCGGGCGTTGTCATGAGCATGGTTGGGGCTGCACGGCTGATGTTTCAGCGGCCGCCGGGCATTATCGCTTGGCGGCTGAGAAGGGGCTGGATTGGGCGATGTACAACTACGCTAACCTGCTGGCCACCGGCCGAGGCGTGGCTGAAGACCAGGCTCAGGCGCTGAGTTTTTATCGCCGCGCCGCTGAGTTGGGCCACGCGAAATCGATGAACTTGTTGGGGCGGTACCTGGAAGACGGGCGTTATTGTCCCGCCGACCCGGCAGCGGCGTTTGACTGGTATCGACGCTCGGCAGACAGCGGCGATTTTCGCGGGCAGTTCAGTTATGCCGCGGTACTGGCCGACCAAGGTCGAGTCGATGATGCGCTGGGCTGGTTGCGACAGGCGCTGGCCGGGGGAAACGTAAACTTCTTGCGGGTGAGCAGTGAGTCATTGCTCAGTGCGACTCATCCACAAATTCGCCAGATGGCAGATGCTTATCGGCTGCGGCTGTCTCAATTGCTCGTAGTCTGA
- a CDS encoding alpha-xenorhabdolysin family binary toxin subunit A encodes MEFKMDNKIVEAAVKAPKLFVSASLGEGEDYNREPGIQLTKEQIISLRKYEALGLSLPIRLQDVIAYLNYGAGDGGGVGLKAADFLRTFSTTYDHARRWSPLREKIMLTGTDLKIFGGSIIRIGNGIVEVYEDLKASKYLEEHNITTPAQYLELKRQIPNLPELGLPAGDVPEIKVYLNDMLVKVRYCHDKAERVRVELDSFGTDMREKVVPELKLRLEFVSKNTYQADILAQQKDIDQRAADIDDLNKQYDQLVQEAIKAAASLNIGGLILGIYQGVKAENIRKERNRLRDEQQAAIQTMASKNQTLSSLNRVRDDLQNLNYVAIEAEVATQNLMLVWNALSLYIAESMKEVDLMDNAISLRKFKNQINSIIEPWEYIKTSSDQLLAVFAAADKEYENTRSLNRVKKFMNLVIGHSVHQPFNMAALIKHNGIVQQSHTSVQMLFQQFDYASGAVGTMSDLASAINRVTFDVRKLAQTNSINLERTARKLTGYQAELGDPDDDDEIRQDMEDELMSASRQLSAQTEDLKSIHKSMSTPYDRTASKAWTETLQKDRAFDELRKTDVEEKLVVLNVQMKAVSEAIELIGKAGIEKIGEEAQLSLDSLKALGLAPPQVQIALLAIDTLKKIISGIGEAISYLNMLAGYNRLKDKASDLRAQAEKYAKAIALINGRIELVTTLDALDEQRWEYVSEFSNLVTDFEKIASGFKQDTSLPVEERAGTAIVRIADVIKYLNTVQH; translated from the coding sequence ATGGAATTCAAAATGGATAATAAGATCGTCGAGGCAGCTGTAAAAGCGCCCAAGCTGTTTGTAAGTGCATCGCTGGGCGAGGGCGAAGATTATAATCGGGAGCCCGGTATACAGCTGACAAAAGAACAGATTATCAGCCTGAGGAAGTATGAAGCCTTGGGGCTGTCTCTTCCCATTCGGCTACAAGATGTAATTGCATATTTAAACTATGGCGCCGGTGATGGCGGCGGCGTTGGACTTAAAGCGGCAGACTTCCTGCGCACCTTCTCAACGACGTATGACCATGCCAGGCGCTGGTCGCCATTGCGCGAAAAAATAATGCTGACAGGTACCGATCTGAAAATATTCGGCGGTAGCATTATCAGGATCGGCAACGGCATTGTAGAAGTCTATGAGGATCTGAAAGCGTCGAAATACCTCGAAGAGCACAATATCACCACGCCGGCACAGTATCTGGAACTCAAGCGCCAGATTCCGAACCTTCCAGAGCTGGGCTTGCCGGCCGGAGATGTACCGGAAATCAAGGTCTACCTCAATGACATGCTGGTGAAGGTTCGATACTGCCACGATAAAGCCGAGCGAGTGAGGGTAGAGCTGGACAGCTTTGGCACCGATATGCGTGAGAAAGTGGTGCCGGAACTCAAGTTGCGACTGGAGTTTGTCTCCAAGAATACCTATCAGGCAGATATTCTGGCTCAGCAAAAGGATATTGATCAGCGCGCGGCAGATATTGATGATCTCAATAAGCAATATGATCAACTTGTTCAAGAAGCGATCAAGGCGGCGGCGTCGCTTAATATTGGTGGGTTGATTCTCGGCATCTACCAGGGCGTCAAGGCCGAGAATATCCGCAAGGAACGCAATCGATTGAGGGACGAGCAACAAGCCGCTATTCAAACGATGGCCAGTAAAAACCAGACATTGAGTTCCTTGAACAGGGTGCGTGATGACCTTCAAAATTTGAACTACGTGGCGATTGAAGCTGAAGTGGCAACGCAAAACCTGATGCTAGTGTGGAATGCGCTGAGTTTATACATTGCGGAATCCATGAAAGAGGTTGATTTGATGGATAATGCGATTTCCCTGCGAAAGTTCAAAAACCAAATCAACTCGATCATCGAGCCCTGGGAGTATATAAAAACAAGTTCAGATCAATTGCTGGCTGTGTTCGCAGCGGCAGATAAAGAATATGAAAATACTCGTTCTTTGAATAGGGTGAAAAAATTTATGAATTTGGTCATTGGTCATTCGGTGCATCAACCGTTCAATATGGCCGCGCTGATTAAGCATAATGGCATCGTGCAACAGAGTCACACCAGCGTGCAAATGCTGTTCCAGCAATTTGATTACGCATCCGGCGCAGTAGGAACGATGAGTGATCTGGCCAGTGCGATCAACAGGGTGACCTTCGATGTGCGTAAGTTGGCCCAGACAAACAGTATTAATCTGGAGCGGACCGCGAGAAAGCTGACGGGGTATCAGGCAGAGCTTGGCGATCCGGATGATGACGACGAGATTCGTCAAGACATGGAAGACGAACTCATGTCGGCATCTCGTCAACTCTCTGCACAAACTGAAGACCTGAAAAGTATTCATAAGAGTATGAGCACCCCTTATGACAGGACTGCCTCGAAGGCATGGACTGAAACGCTGCAAAAGGACCGGGCCTTTGATGAGCTGCGTAAAACGGATGTCGAAGAAAAACTGGTTGTACTGAACGTACAGATGAAGGCCGTTTCCGAGGCAATCGAGTTGATTGGAAAGGCCGGCATTGAAAAAATTGGTGAGGAAGCACAGTTATCGCTGGACAGTTTGAAAGCATTGGGCCTGGCTCCGCCGCAAGTTCAAATCGCTTTGTTGGCCATTGATACCCTGAAAAAAATCATCTCCGGTATTGGCGAAGCCATTTCCTATTTGAACATGCTCGCGGGGTACAACCGGCTCAAGGACAAAGCCAGTGATTTGCGAGCACAGGCTGAAAAGTACGCCAAAGCGATTGCCTTGATTAATGGACGGATTGAACTGGTAACAACGCTTGACGCGTTGGACGAACAACGCTGGGAATACGTTAGCGAATTTTCGAATCTGGTGACGGACTTTGAAAAAATTGCGAGCGGCTTTAAGCAAGATACGTCGTTACCCGTCGAGGAGCGGGCGGGAACTGCGATTGTCCGAATTGCAGATGTCATCAAGTATTTGAACACCGTTCAGCACTAA